From Argonema galeatum A003/A1:
GATTTTGGCGGAGTTGACGGCGGAGGCGAACAAGGAATTGAACCGCACAACAAAATCCGTGCATCCGTCTTCCGAATCCGTGTTGTGCAAGGTGGCGTTGCGATATGAGGGCACGGATTCGTCGCTAATTATTGATTTTGGCGATATTGCAGCGATGAGGCAGGAATTTGAGGAGGTACATCGGCAGCGTTACGGTTTCATTGTGTCAGAAAAGGCATTGATTGTTGAGGCGGTTTCGGTTGAAGTGGTGGCGAAAACTGATGTGCCGGAAGAACCTGTAATTGTGCGTAAAACAACTGAATCTCCCTTTTCGGTAGCTACTGTGCAGATGTGGACGGCAGATGCTTGGTGCGAAACGCCTGTCTATAAACGGGAGGATTTGCAACCGGGAGACTGCATTTCTAGCCCTGCAATAATCGTAGAAGCAATTGGCACAAATGTCATAGAACCGGGTTGGCAAGCGGAATTAACCCAGCGCAATCATTTAATTTTGAAGCGTTCAGCGGATTTGCAATTATCAATCCAAAATCCAAAATCCTCTCTTGCGAAGGTGGGCATCGTGACGGGAACCGCCAAGACGCCCACTTCGCGCAAAATCCCAAATCGTTCCGATCCAGTTATGCTGGAAATTTTCAATAATTTGTTTCGTGCGATCGCAGAACAAATGGGCATCACGTTACAAAATACTGCCTCCTCAGTCAACATCAAAGAACGCCTAGATTTTTCCTGTGCAATTTTTGATGGAAATGGGCAATTAATCGCCAACGCCCCACACATTCCAGTGCATCTCGGTTCCATGAGTGAAAGCGTTAAAAGTATTATTGATGCTCATAGCAATAATATCAAACCTGGCGATGTTTATGTTTTGAACAATCCCTACAACGGCGGCACTCACTTACCCGATATCACCGTAATTACCCCTGTTTTTGGTATCTCTTCCACTCCCCCACTCTCCCCCTCTCCCACTCCCCCCCTTTTCTACGTTGCCTCACGCGGACATCACGCAGACATCGGCGGCATTACTCCTGGTTCGATGCCGCCCAACAGCACAACCGTAGAAGAAGAAGGTGTATTAATTGATAATTTCCAATTAGTAGAACAAGGACATTTCCGCGAAAAAGAACTACTGGAACTACTCAGATCTGGCACTTATCCAGCGCGTAACACTGCCCAAAATATAGCCGATTTACAAGCACAAATTGCTGCCAACGAACGCGGCGTGCAAGAACTCCTCAAGATGGTGGAACATTACGGGTTAGAAACAGTACAAGCTTACATGGGATTTGTGCAAGATAATGCTGAAGAGTCGGTGCGTCGCGTTATCGATGTGCTGAAAGATGGCAGTTTTACCTGTCCTTTGGATAATGGTAGTCAAATTCAAGTTGCAATTGCGATCGACAAATCCACTCGCAGCGCCAAGATTGATTTTACTGGCACTTCACCACAACTAAATAGCAACTTCAACGCACCAGCAGCAGTGTGCAAAGCAGCAGTTTTATACGTTTTTCGCACATTGGTAAATGATGATATTCCCCTCAATGCAGGTTGTCTCAAACCTTTAGACATTATCATTCCCGAAGGTTGTATGTTGAATCCGCGTTATCCTGCTGCCGTAGTTGCGGGAAATGTGGAAACTTCCCAGGCAATTACCGATGCTTTGTACGGTGCTTTGGGAGTAATGGCAGCTTCTCAGGGAACGATGAATAATTTCACGTTTGGAAATGAAACATATCAATATTATGAAACGATTTGCGGCGGTTCTGGTGCTGGTGCTGATTTCGATGGCACCGATGCGGTTCAGACTCACATGACAAATTCCCGCCTCACCGATCCAGAAGTTTTAGAATGGCGATTTCCTGTAGTTTTGGAAAGTTTTTCTATTCGTTCCAATAGTGGTGGAAATGGGCGTCATCGTGGCGGAAATGGGGTAATTCGCCGCATTCATTTCCGCGAAAAAATGACTGCGGGAATATTATCGGGGCGTCGGGTTGTTGCGCCTTTTGGGTTGCTGGGTGGTGAAGCTGGTGCTGTGGGGAGAAATTATGTGCTGCGTGGCGATGGAAGTGTGGAAAAATTGGGAAGCACTGCTGTTGTGGAAATGAATTTTGGTGATGTATTTGTAATAGAAACTCCTGGGGGTGGGGGTTATTTGATCGGATAGGTAACAAAAATGTCTCTTCTCAGGCGTACTTCTGTAGAAGCATTGGGATCGTATGGTGTTGTATTATTACCAAATGGTAAAAAAGAAGGAAGTTCTGATGTTTCGCTGCATAAGGGAACGAAAAGATCGTAAATAAATGACTCGGATACAGATGGGATGCCAAGTCGAACTCCTATTGCTTGGGCGATCGCCTCAGCTCGGTTGCGAGCGTCTTTCACGGCTGCTTGGTAAGCCGCTCTCACTAAAGTCTGACAGTCTTTCATCGCATATCGCACATTCACGCTCCCGACAACAAGCTTGCCGTTTTTGCTAGCCGCTTCGTTAACTGTATTTACGATTTGTTGTATGCGATCGCGAGTTGGGTTGTCCGCTTTCACCAGCACTTTGGTACCGCCCTCACTCGCCGGGAAGGGGAACGGAAATGAACTCGAGCTGCTACTGCTACTGCTCACCTCGATCGCGTTAGCTGGTACGCCGATCGCGATTAGGGCATCGACTATAGGTTTTAGTCTTTCTTTTGTTAGCGGCTCTACTGTTGGTTGAACCTCGGACGGTGTATTTTCTTCTGATTGTTGCGTTAGCGATGGTAGCGATGGAAGGGGTGGAGGCTCAGAAGGATCGTTGCTGTTAAATGTGAATTCAATACGCGCCGTTTCTGCTGGGATACTCACTTGTCCTTGGCCTAAAACCATTATAGCGCGACGGTTATTTACAGAGGGAAAAAACATCTGGGCGACGCGACGATCGCTGTTTGTAGTATTAGCCAAGCTTTCAGCCAAAGCTATTTTAGGTGTTGTTATCTCAAGCCCCATAGTGAGCGTAGCCAACATCAGCGTCGGGATAACCATTCTTTTCATTGCGAGGGAATCTCCTTTTGTGTCATCAAAATTAATAGATCTTTCTGATATAGAACCAGATTTTGACACAATAAGCAAGGTTAAGTTACGAACATTCGCGTTCGATCGCCAATAATTCCGCCACTGCGATCGCACCTCCTACTATTTCAGTGCGGACGCTATCGCTTAGAAATAAACCCTAAACCTTGATACAATAAAAACTAAACGCAAAGTTAAATAAGCAACGCAAGCCATGACTCAAACAACACCAAAACGCCCTCGTCGTCGAGGTAGGCTATTTCCAGAATACACGATCCCGCCAGAAGAACTAGCCAGACGCGAAGCTGAAAAACAAGCACGCTGTCAGCGGAGTCGGGTAGCTTTTGAACAAGTTAGCCCGCAATTGATAAATGACCATTACAACTGGTTCATTATTATTGAGCCAAATAGCGGTGATTATTTTATCGATCCCGATGAAGAAGTAGCGAATCAAAAAGCGCGTCAAAATTATCCTAGTGGCTGGCTCGTTACTTTCCGAATCAATGAGACAGGAGCCTGTGGGATGATATGATTTCAGGTAGGTTTGGTGATATCGGCGAGCTAACTTTTGAAATTGATTTAATTGCAGCTGATGGAGAAAGATTTACTGTAGAAGTGTTACTAGATACAGGGTTTACGACAGGCTGGCTGGCACTTGATACCCAAGATGCTGAAAGTTTAGGATGGTCTGTGATTGAACGTAATCGGACAATGCAGACGGCACGGGGATGGGAGTATTTTGACATATATGAGGGAAGAGTTGTACTGGATGGACAAGAGTACATTATTCCCGTTTTGGCGGGAGGAGGTATTCCCGAATCTCTACTGGGTTTGCAATGGTTGAAAATGCTGCCACTGACTGTGAATTTTGTCGCAGGTGTGCTGACGCTGGGGTAAATAGGAAAAAGCGATCGCACTCCCCAACCCCCACCAGATCAAAAGTGCGATCGCTTCCTAAACGTGGTAAGCCGTTATCGCTACTTGCATATCAGAACTGTAGATAGATTCAACTCTAGGGAAAGTCGGATGGCTCCACCAAACCTTAACTCGATTTCCTTTTGCTGGTGCAGATCCAATTCTGATATAGCCAGCATTTACCATCAATTGTTCAAAATCAGCTACAGGTAAAGTTTTAGCTGAAATTGGGGGAATGCCTTGGATGGTGTGTTTATCAAGGGTCATAACTCCCTTGATAGGTACTATATATCCGATAACCGGGTAATACTAACGCCATCCCAGCAAAACTATGAATTGTACCCGGATAAGTTTCTTCAGCTTCACTACCACCGATGCGTATTTTGAGGGAGCCAAACCAAAGATAAAAGCCTGGAATTAGAGCGTCCATGCTGTAGGCGATCGCACTCAACCGATCACAAATCGGACTAGATGTAGAACCTTTCCATGAACTTTTTCTATTGTTGCTATATGGATCGTGAGAGGTCTGCATGACATCCTCCTTTAGCAAGCAGTGTACAGATTACTGTCAAGCAAAAAATACCAATTATACCTAATTATTTAGAATAGCAAATTATAGATTTAATGTCAAATTGGTACGTTGTTGCGCTTCAGCGCTCTTTAAGATAGCGCTGAAGCGCAACAACATATCTGACAGGGCTAGGGCTAAAGATTATCGGCTGTAAAGTTGGGTAAGCTCTAAAAGACGATCGCACAATTCTTTGGTAATAACTTCGGATGTTTCGTAGCGCCAGCGCCAGTTACCGGGAATTTTACTGGGGTCGTTCATTCTCCCGCTATTATCCAAACTTAAAATATCTTGGAGTGGGACGATCGCTAAGTCGGCTACTGAAGCCAAAGATACACGAATCATCAACCAATTAATTTCTTTAATTTCTTCGGGATCTGAATAACCAAGGTATTTAGCGACTAATTCCTTCTCTGCTGAACTGGCTTGCTTCCACCAACCCAATGTTGTATCGTTGTCGTGAGTGCCGGTATAAACTACGCAGTTTTTTACATAATTGTGCGGTAAATAAGCGTTGTCAGAACCTTCGCTGAAGGCAAACATCAAGATACGCATACCGGGAAAGTCGAAACTATCGCGCAATTCTTCAACTTCCGGTGTGATAATACCTAAATCCTCTGCCAATACTGGAATATTTCCTAAAGTAGTGCCGAGAGTTTCAAAGAATTCTACTCCCGGCGCTTTTACCCACTCACCATTAATAGCATTTTCTTCCCCTGCCGGAACTTGCCAGTACGCTTCAAATCCTCGGAAGTGGTCAATACGAACTATGTCTACATATTGCAGCGTTGCCTTAAATCGCTTTATCCACCAAGCATAGTTAGTTTTTTGCAATTCATCCCAGTTATAGACTGGGTTTCCCCACAACTGTCCGGTGGCGCTGAAATAATCTGGGGGAACACCAGCTATAAATGCCGGTTCTAACGTTTCCGGGTCTAGTTTAAAAATCTCTGGATTTCCCCAAACCTCGGCGCTGTTATGACAAACATAAATAGAAACATCGCCAATTATTTTAATATTTTTATTATTGGTATATTCCCGCAGTTTTCTCCATTGTTCAAAAAATTTAAACTGCAAGAATTTCTGGAACGTGATGCTGTCTTGCAAAACCTCAGCTTGGGCTTTCAGGGCGTCTGGTTCCCGGCGCGCGATCGCTTTTTCCCAATAATTCCAACTCTTGCCAAAGTTCGCTTCCGATAACGCCATAAACAGAACGTAATCATCCAGCCAATCAGACTGCTCTTGACAAAATTGTTCAAATTCTGTATGGCGTTTGTTGCTTAAAGATTGCCGGAAGCGATCGTAAGCAAGTCTGAGAAATTTAGATTTGTGGGAGATGACTTTATCGAAATCAACCATATTAGGATTTTGGTCTGGACTTGACGGTAGCGCTGTCAGATCGTCGGCGCTTAATAAGCCTTCTTCTGCTAATATGTCAAGACTAATAAGTAAAGGATTTCCGGCAAAGGCGCTAAAGTTCATCGTATAAGGCGAATGTTCGTACCCTGTTGGCCCCAGCGGCAGAACTTGCCACAACTTTTGACCGCTTCTCTCTAAGAAATCTACGAATTCGTAAGCCGATTTTCCCAGATCGCCAATCCCAAATCGGCTTGGCAGACTGGTCGGGTGTAACAAAATTCCACTGGATCGTTGAAAACTCATGGCAATTTTTTATATTGTCCAAAAGTTAACAATAGCGCTTGAAGCAAAGGATTTCTATAATACTTTAGATAGATCTCAGTGAACAACCAGAAACCGGGTTTCTAAGGGCGCGGCAGTTTTACGTTTAATTATGCCCACCTACTTAACTACGGGACTTGGAAAGACAATTTCCACCGTTAGTGAGATGTGCCCGACGCGATCGCAGCTTAAAATAGGTCAAAAGGCCGGATAATGAGAAAGTACGGCTATAAAAGTTACGTCACCTAGCGTGACAGACTCAAATCTAAAATCCAAAATCTAAAATCTAAAATCCAAAATTGACTGTGGACAAAATGCAGAACTTAACATTAAATGACGACCCCCTGTGGTTTAAGAACGCCATCATTTATGAAGTGCCCGTTCGCGCCTTTGCCGATAGTAACGCTGATGGCATTGGCGATTTTCGGGGGCTAACCGAAAAACTGGATTACCTGCAAGATTTAGGAATCACCGCAGTCTGGTTGCTGCCTTTCTTTCCTTCGCCGTTACGGGATGATGGCTACGATATTGCCGACTACACCAATGTCAACCCGATTTATGGCACGTTGTCAGATTTCAAAGACTTTTTGTCAGCAGCTCATCAGCGGGATATTCGCGTAATTATTGAGTTAATTATTAACCATACT
This genomic window contains:
- a CDS encoding aspartyl protease; the encoded protein is MISGRFGDIGELTFEIDLIAADGERFTVEVLLDTGFTTGWLALDTQDAESLGWSVIERNRTMQTARGWEYFDIYEGRVVLDGQEYIIPVLAGGGIPESLLGLQWLKMLPLTVNFVAGVLTLG
- a CDS encoding hydantoinase B/oxoprolinase family protein, producing the protein MYSKNSGWQFWIDRGGTFTDIVARRPDGQLVIHKLLSENPERYTDAPVQGIRDILGIPGDAPIPADEIEVVKMGTTVATNALLERKGDRTVLLITKGFRDALRIGYQNRPDIFARHIVLPEMLYDRVIEVEERYLAQGHELIPVQTGYIRSLQQAYSEGIRSCAIVFLHGYRYPKHEKKVADIARRIGFTQVSVSQEVSPLMKLVSRGDTTVVDAYLSPILRRYVNRVSSQLGNTKLMFMQSNGGLADAQLFQGKDSILSGPAGGIVGAVQTSLMAGLNNIISFDMGGTSTDVAHYASQAQAGTPAPAPAPQYERTFETEVAGVRLRTPMMAIHTVAAGGGSILYFDGSRYRVGPESAGANPGPACYRKGGPLTVTDCNVMVGKLQPEFFPKVFGQNGDLPLDVEVVRQKFAKFALEIGDRTPEQVAAGFLAIAVDKMANAIKKISLQRGYDVSEYTLCCFGGAGGQHACLIADALGMKQVFLHPYAGVLSAYGMGLADVRAIREKAVEASLSEDLLRSLKPILAELTAEANKELNRTTKSVHPSSESVLCKVALRYEGTDSSLIIDFGDIAAMRQEFEEVHRQRYGFIVSEKALIVEAVSVEVVAKTDVPEEPVIVRKTTESPFSVATVQMWTADAWCETPVYKREDLQPGDCISSPAIIVEAIGTNVIEPGWQAELTQRNHLILKRSADLQLSIQNPKSSLAKVGIVTGTAKTPTSRKIPNRSDPVMLEIFNNLFRAIAEQMGITLQNTASSVNIKERLDFSCAIFDGNGQLIANAPHIPVHLGSMSESVKSIIDAHSNNIKPGDVYVLNNPYNGGTHLPDITVITPVFGISSTPPLSPSPTPPLFYVASRGHHADIGGITPGSMPPNSTTVEEEGVLIDNFQLVEQGHFREKELLELLRSGTYPARNTAQNIADLQAQIAANERGVQELLKMVEHYGLETVQAYMGFVQDNAEESVRRVIDVLKDGSFTCPLDNGSQIQVAIAIDKSTRSAKIDFTGTSPQLNSNFNAPAAVCKAAVLYVFRTLVNDDIPLNAGCLKPLDIIIPEGCMLNPRYPAAVVAGNVETSQAITDALYGALGVMAASQGTMNNFTFGNETYQYYETICGGSGAGADFDGTDAVQTHMTNSRLTDPEVLEWRFPVVLESFSIRSNSGGNGRHRGGNGVIRRIHFREKMTAGILSGRRVVAPFGLLGGEAGAVGRNYVLRGDGSVEKLGSTAVVEMNFGDVFVIETPGGGGYLIG
- a CDS encoding SIMPL domain-containing protein; this encodes MKRMVIPTLMLATLTMGLEITTPKIALAESLANTTNSDRRVAQMFFPSVNNRRAIMVLGQGQVSIPAETARIEFTFNSNDPSEPPPLPSLPSLTQQSEENTPSEVQPTVEPLTKERLKPIVDALIAIGVPANAIEVSSSSSSSSSFPFPFPASEGGTKVLVKADNPTRDRIQQIVNTVNEAASKNGKLVVGSVNVRYAMKDCQTLVRAAYQAAVKDARNRAEAIAQAIGVRLGIPSVSESFIYDLFVPLCSETSELPSFLPFGNNTTPYDPNASTEVRLRRDIFVTYPIK
- the malQ gene encoding 4-alpha-glucanotransferase, with the translated sequence MSFQRSSGILLHPTSLPSRFGIGDLGKSAYEFVDFLERSGQKLWQVLPLGPTGYEHSPYTMNFSAFAGNPLLISLDILAEEGLLSADDLTALPSSPDQNPNMVDFDKVISHKSKFLRLAYDRFRQSLSNKRHTEFEQFCQEQSDWLDDYVLFMALSEANFGKSWNYWEKAIARREPDALKAQAEVLQDSITFQKFLQFKFFEQWRKLREYTNNKNIKIIGDVSIYVCHNSAEVWGNPEIFKLDPETLEPAFIAGVPPDYFSATGQLWGNPVYNWDELQKTNYAWWIKRFKATLQYVDIVRIDHFRGFEAYWQVPAGEENAINGEWVKAPGVEFFETLGTTLGNIPVLAEDLGIITPEVEELRDSFDFPGMRILMFAFSEGSDNAYLPHNYVKNCVVYTGTHDNDTTLGWWKQASSAEKELVAKYLGYSDPEEIKEINWLMIRVSLASVADLAIVPLQDILSLDNSGRMNDPSKIPGNWRWRYETSEVITKELCDRLLELTQLYSR